One Nicotiana tomentosiformis chromosome 4, ASM39032v3, whole genome shotgun sequence genomic window carries:
- the LOC138909871 gene encoding uncharacterized protein, which yields MAEELKKLTSRVQSVEGGKGIKGLNYEDLCIQPDVELPEGYKPLKFKMFDGTGDPKVHLRNYCDKLVGVCKDERIRMKLFMRSITGDTLSWFNIENAPDLFYIQNLKKKPTETFREYATRWRSEAVKVRQAPEEEHMNKFFVRAQDPQYYERLMVIENHQFSDIIKLGKRIEEGIKSGMVTNFEAL from the exons atggcggaagaactcaagaagctcactagcagagttcaaagtgtcgaaggtgGCAAGGGCATCAaaggtttgaattatgaggacttgtgcattcaaccagatgtagaactgccggagggttacaaacctctcAAATTCAaaatgttcgacggaactggtgatccgaaagtGCATCTAAGAAACTActgtgacaaacttgtaggggTTTGCAAAGATGAACGAATTcgtatgaagctgttcatgaggagcATCACTGGAGATActttgtcttg gttcaacatagaaaatgcaccagaccttttctacattcaaaatctcaagaagaaaccaacagaaaccttccgcgagtatgctactcgatggagGTCTGAAGCCGTGAAAGTAAGGCAGGCACCTGAAGAAGAAcatatgaataagttcttcgtcagagctcaagacccgcaatactatgaaaggttgatggttattgaaaaccatcaattttctgacatcatcaagctgggaaaaagaatagaagaagggatcaaaagtggaatggtgacaaatttcgaAGCACTCTag
- the LOC138909870 gene encoding uncharacterized protein, with product MDPLKYIFQKPMPTGKLEKWHILLSEFDIIYVTQKAVKGQALAGHLAENPVDGEYEPLKTYFPDEEVSFVGEDITEAFEVWRMFVDGAANFKGVGIGVVLVSEIGQHCTISVKLKFPCTNNMTEYEACIIRLRLAIDINVQELLVMGDSDLLVHQVLREWATQNTKILPYLYCVQKLIKRFTKIECKHVPRVQNEFVDALATLSSMIPDKNFINPIPIGIHKHPAYYAHVEEESDGNTWFQYLAKGGYPEHENHTQKRTLQRLANHFFQSGGILYRRTPDLGLLRCVDAKEESRLLEEIHSRT from the coding sequence atggatccgctaaaatacatcttccagaaacccatgcctacgggaaagttagaaaaatggcatatattgctgagtgagtttgacatcatctatgtaactcagaaggcagtcaaaggaCAAGCGTTGGCGGGTCATTTGGCAGAAAACCCggtagacggagaatacgaacccttgaaaacgtattttcctgacgaggaagtatcattcgtaggagaagatatcactgaaGCATTTGAGGTTTGGAGAATGTTTGTCGatggagctgcaaacttcaaaggagtgggtatcggAGTTGTCTTAGTGTCAGAAATTGGCCAACACTGTACGATATCCGTAAAACTCAAgtttccatgtaccaacaatatgacagaatatgaggcctgcatcATAAGACTCAGGTTAGCCATTGACATAAATGTTCAAGAATTGTTGGTGATGGGAGATTCCGACCTTTTGGTACATCAAGTTTTACGAGAATGGGCTACacagaataccaaaatattgccatatttgtacTGTGTACAAaagttgatcaagaggttcacgaagatagaatgCAAACATGTTCCAAGGGTCCAGAATGAGTTTgtagatgcattggccactttatcttccatgataccagacaagaatttcatcaatcctatcccaataggaattcataagcatccagcttattatgctcatgttgaagaagaaagtgaTGGAAATACATGGTTCcaatacttggcaaaaggaggGTACCCGGAGCATGAAAATCACACTCAGAAACGCACACTCCAAAGGTTAGCCAACCACttctttcaaagcggaggaattctgtacagaaggactccagacctaGGATTATTGCGATGTGTTGATGCCAAGGAAGAatccagattgctcgaggaaatacattcCAGAACTTAA
- the LOC138909869 gene encoding uncharacterized protein — protein sequence MMKAMCETFKIKHKNSTAYMPQMNGAVEDANKNIKKILRKMVDNFKQWHEKLPFSLLGYRTTVRTSTGETPYLLVYGTEAVIPAEVQIPSLRIIQEAELNNAEWVQSRYEQLALIDGKRMNAVCHGQLYQNRMAGAFNKKVRPRQFKPGQLVLKRIFPHQDEAKGKFSPNWQGPYMVHQVLTGGALILAEMDGEIWPKPMNSNAVKRYYV from the coding sequence atgatgaaggccatgtgtgagaccttcaagatcaagcataagaattccacagcatacatgccacaaatgaatggagctgtagaagacgccaacaagaacatcaagaagatattgaggaaaatggtagataatttcaaacaatggcacgagaagctgccATTTTCTCTGCTCGggtatcgtaccacggttcgcacatcaacaGGGGAAACCCCTTACCTgctggtctatggtactgaagcAGTTATTCCTGCCGAAGTACAAATCCCTTctctaagaatcatacaagaagctgagctcaACAACGCAGAATGGGTACAAAGCCGCTATGAACAACTGGCCCtcattgatggaaagagaatgaatgcagtatgtcatggtcaactctaccagaacagaatggcaGGAGCCTTTAACAAAAAGGTCAGACCAAGGCAATTCAAaccggggcagttggtgctaaaacgaattttcccgcatcaagatgaagctaaagggaaattttcacccaattggcaaggtccctacatggttcatcaagtattaacaggaggagcacttatacttgcagaaatggacggagagatttggccaaaacctatgaACTCAAACGCAGtgaagagatactatgtttag